The following is a genomic window from Streptomyces sp. BHT-5-2.
CCCTCCTCCGGCCACCGCCGGGTGGGAGTGCCCCCAGTCCGCCCGGAGCGCGCAGCTCCGCCAGCCCCCTGGAGACCCCTCCGGCATGACCAGACGCGTGGGATACACCCTGCTCGCCGGCCTGGCGTCGGTGGTGGTGCTGATCTCGGCGGCGATATTCGCCGGTTTCGACGGCACTCCCGGCCTCCCGGGCGGCGCGCCGCCCGAGCCGCGGACCTCGGCGGCGCCGGCGGTCTCCGGGCAGTGGGTCGGCACCTGGTCGGCGGCGGTGGCCTCGGCGGAGCCCGGCACCAAGGACGGCTATGCGCAGATGTCGATCCGGAACGTCGTGCACACCAGCGTCGGCGGCTCCAGCGCCCGGATCCGGCTGTCCAACCTCTACGGCACCCGCCCGCTGCCGCTCAGCCACGCCTCGTTGGCCCTGTCGGCGGGCAGCGGCAGTCCGATCGCCACGGCCGGCAGCATGCGCCGGCTGACGTTCGGCGGCAAGCCGTCGGTGACGCTGCCGATCGGCGGCGAGCTCACCAGCGACCCGGTCCGGCTGGCCGTCCCCGGCAACGCCGACCTGCTGGTCACCACGTACTCCCCGGCCCCCTCGGGGCCGGCCACCTACCACCCCTACGCCCGCCAGACGTCCTATCTGGCGCGCGGCGACCGCACGGAGGACTCCGCGGGCACCGCCTATACGGAGCAGAGTCCGTACTGGCGCTATCTGACCGGCGTGGACGTGTGGACCACCAGGGCACGCGGTGCGGTGGTGGCGATCGGCGACTCGATCACCGACGGCATCACCTCCACGCCCGGCGCCAACCACCGCTGGACGGACTTCCTGGCGGCCCGGCTGCGGGACGAGCCGGGCGCCCCCCGCTACGGCGTCCTCAACACCGGCATCAGCGGCAACCGCCTGCTCACCGACAGCAGCCGCCTCGCCCCCACCAACGGCCCCAGCCTGCTCTCCCGTCTGGACCGTGACGTGCTGTCCCGTACGGGCGTGAAGGCGGTGGTGGTCGAGATCGGCGTGAACGACCTGTTCAAGGCGCCGCGCCAGCTCGACTCGCGGAAGGTCGTGGCGGGGATGCGGGAGGTGGTGCGGCGGGCGCACGCCCGCGGGCTGCGGGTCACCGGCAGCACCCTCACGCCGTTCGGCGGGCACCGCGGCTACTCCCGACGGCTCAACGCGGTACGCGAACAGGTCAACCGCCTGATCCGTTCCGGAGCCGTCTACGACGACGTCGTCGACTTCGACCGGGCGCTGCGCGATCCGGCGCACCCGCTGCGGCTGCTGCCGGCGTACGACTCCGGCGACCATCTGCACCCCAGCGACGCCGGCTACCGTGCGATGGCCGACGCGGTGGACGTGGACGGCCTGCGGCAGGCCGCGCCCGCCGCGCTCTGAGCCCGGCGGTCCCGGTCAGTCCAGTTCGCGGCGCTTCCGGCGCTCCTCCTTGAGCCGGCGCCGCTCCTCCTTGTGTTCGGCCTTGAGGCGCCGCTGCTCCTCCTTGGGCAGCTTGCGCTCCACGCCGACGCCGCCCATCAGGGCCAGCCCCGAGACGATCACCCGGGGTGCGCCGGGCTGGCCCGGCACCCCGTCCTCCCGGGAGTCGAAGCCGCCCATGATGCCCAGCCCGCGCACCTCGACCTCGACGCCCGGCGGCACGACGACGTTGACCCCGCCCATCACCGTCCAGACGTCGATCCGGACCTCCCGCTCGGCGAAGTCGGCCTCGCGCAGGTCGAGTTCGCCGCCGCCCATGAGGCACAGCGCGGTGAAGCGGCGTCCGATCGTCCACCGGCCCTTGCGCTCGAAGCCGCCCATGACGGCGATGCCGGTCGTGGAGCCCTGGGCGCCCTCGCGGATCCGCGCGGACCAGTCCACCGCGCCGTCGGGCAGCGGCTCCTTGCGGAGCGAGAGCGGGGGCGCGGCGGCCGCCGGCAGGTCGGCGGTGAGCCGCTCCAGTTCCCCGTAGGTGCGGGCCTTGTAGGCGGCGTCGAACCGCTCGTCGAACTCCGCCATGTCCAGCCGGCCCTCGGCGAGGGCGTCCCGCAGGATCTCGGTCA
Proteins encoded in this region:
- a CDS encoding SGNH/GDSL hydrolase family protein; this encodes MTRRVGYTLLAGLASVVVLISAAIFAGFDGTPGLPGGAPPEPRTSAAPAVSGQWVGTWSAAVASAEPGTKDGYAQMSIRNVVHTSVGGSSARIRLSNLYGTRPLPLSHASLALSAGSGSPIATAGSMRRLTFGGKPSVTLPIGGELTSDPVRLAVPGNADLLVTTYSPAPSGPATYHPYARQTSYLARGDRTEDSAGTAYTEQSPYWRYLTGVDVWTTRARGAVVAIGDSITDGITSTPGANHRWTDFLAARLRDEPGAPRYGVLNTGISGNRLLTDSSRLAPTNGPSLLSRLDRDVLSRTGVKAVVVEIGVNDLFKAPRQLDSRKVVAGMREVVRRAHARGLRVTGSTLTPFGGHRGYSRRLNAVREQVNRLIRSGAVYDDVVDFDRALRDPAHPLRLLPAYDSGDHLHPSDAGYRAMADAVDVDGLRQAAPAAL
- a CDS encoding DUF1707 domain-containing protein translates to MTDERLPQLRASDADRERVTEILRDALAEGRLDMAEFDERFDAAYKARTYGELERLTADLPAAAAPPLSLRKEPLPDGAVDWSARIREGAQGSTTGIAVMGGFERKGRWTIGRRFTALCLMGGGELDLREADFAEREVRIDVWTVMGGVNVVVPPGVEVEVRGLGIMGGFDSREDGVPGQPGAPRVIVSGLALMGGVGVERKLPKEEQRRLKAEHKEERRRLKEERRKRRELD